From Tiliqua scincoides isolate rTilSci1 chromosome 2, rTilSci1.hap2, whole genome shotgun sequence, the proteins below share one genomic window:
- the DCP2 gene encoding m7GpppN-mRNA hydrolase has product METKRPEIPSSVLDDLCSRFILHIPSEERDNAIRVCFQIELAHWFYLDFYMQNTSGLPQCGIRDFAKAVFSHCPFLLPQGEDVQKVLDEWKEYKMGVPTYGAIILDETLENVLLVQGYLAKSGWGFPKGKVNKEEAPHDCAAREVFEETGFDIKDFINKDDYIELRINDQLARLYIIPGIPKDTKFNPKTRREIRNIEWFSIDKLPCHRNDMTPKSKLGLAPNKFFMAIPFIRPLRDWLSRRYGDSSDSDNGFSSTSSTPPKFTIEKPRSKLHYSQQVFTDGPSGDQWTKQRQLQQQKPYNNHLEIPETLKGKNTRGNGRKQYQDSPNQKKKANGVHSQPAKQNQTSKCEKKLHPRRLQDNFETDAAYDVCCTSEDQLLEHGQSVSFNGHCKFTFSSRAFLSFKFDHDAIMKCFDL; this is encoded by the exons ATGGAGACCAAGCGGCCTGAGATTCCCAGCAGCGTCCTGGACGACCTGTGCAG CCGATTCATTTTACACATTCCCAGTGAGGAACGAGACAATGCAATCAGAGTCTGTTTTCAAATTGAGCTTGCTCATTGGTTTTACTTGGATTTCTACATGCAGAACACATCAGGATTACCTCAGTGTGGGATAAGAGATTTTGCTAAAGCTG TTTTCAGTCATTGCCCATTTTTACTGCCTCAAGGTGAAGACGTGCAGAAGGTTTTAGATGAATGGAAAGAGTATAAAATGGGAGTGCCAACATATGGTGCAATTATTCTTGATGAGACACTTGAAAAT GTGCTGCTGGTTCAAGGTTATTTGGCAAAGTCTGGCTGGGGATTTCCAAAAGGCAAAGTAAATAAAGAAGAGGCACCACATGACTGTGCTGCTAGAGAG GTATTTGAAGAAACTGGTTTCGATATAAAAGATTTTATCAATAAAGATGACTATATTGAATTGCGAATCAACGATCAGCTGGCACGCTTGTATATCATTCCAGGAATTCCAAAGGATACAAAATTTAACCCAAAAACAAGGAGAGAAATTCGG AATATTGAATGGTTCTCAATTGACAAATTACCTTGCCACAGAAATGATATGACCCCGAAATCCAAGCTAGGTTTGGCACCTAACAAGTTTTTTATGGCTATTCCCTTCATCAG ACCACTGAGAGACTGGCTTTCTCGACGGTATGGAGATTCTTCAGATAGTGATAATGGATTCTCATCCACCAGTAGCACACCACCTAAATTCACGATAGAAAAACCTAG ATCCAAGCTCCACTATAGTCAGCAGGTGTTTACAGATGGCCCTTCAGGAGACCAGTGGACAAagcagaggcagctgcagcaacagaAGCCATATAACAATCATCTTGAGATACCTGAAACTTTAAAAGGAAAG AACACACGTGGCAATGGCAGAAAGCAATACCAAGACTCTCCTAaccaaaagaagaaagcaaatggAGTCCATAGTCAGCCAGCTAAACAGAACCAAACTTCG AAATGTGAAAAGAAGTTGCATCCAAGAAGACTTCAAGATAACTTTGAAACAG ATGCAGCATATGATGTATGTTGTACCAGTGAAGACCAGCTCCTGGAGCACGGACAATCAGTGTCTTTCAATGGCCATTGCAAATTCACCTTCTCTTCACGAGCTTTTCTGAGCTTCAAGTTTGACCATGATGCGATAATGAAATGTTTTGACCTCTGA